GGGTTTCTATGCCGATATCGGCACAGTTGTATGCCAGGAGATCAGCCGCCGCCTGACCTTGCTTTCGCTGGGCATTGGGCCATTGAACGTTTGTTGGAGTTGGATTTTCGCTGTTTAGGACCGCCTCCACCTCCAGTTAGCGCTGCCTGGCGCCCCGACATATTCGCAGTTGATCTACTATTCCACAAAAAGCTGCCGTAGCTGACGAACGCCAGCACCAACGCAGTATTATTTCTTTTGGCCGGACTTTTGATCGTGAAACCAGCTTGCCGCTCCCAGGAGCGCAGGATGTTTTCCTGTCATGAGATAAACCGGTATATTTTCCAGGTAATCACGCATCAGACCCTTGGCTTGGAAACCACCCATAAAATCGCTTTCCAACAATATGGCCTCAATTCTTGGTAAGATTCCGCCACCCAGAAATACGCCGCCCCTGGCGCCATATATCAACGAGACATCACCAGCGATTCGGCCCAGTAGATGGCAAACAAGGTCCAGTGTTTCCCGGCAGGCAGGGTCGGTGCCGGCTACGGCATGAGCGGTAATCTGCTCCGGCGACAACGCCTCGGTTGCTCTTCCCTCGATGACCGCCAACGCTTGGTGTAGCCTGACCAGGCCCGGACCCGACAGCAATGACTCTGCACAGACGTATTCCAAGTCGTCGCGGATCAGCTCGAGTATTTGAGCGGTCTTGTCGTTGTGCGGTGCAAAAGCTATATGCCCGCCTTGACCCGGTACCGGCTGCCACCCAACCGCCGTCGGAACCAGGGCCGCGATTCCAAGACCTGTACCGGGGCCGATAATCGCTCGTGGCGCATCGGCGATAGGCCTTCCCGCATGGACAACAGTGAGCTCATGCGCGCTGATATTGAGTGTCGAATAAGCCAGGGCTGCGAAATCATTGATGACCTCCAGTCGCTTCAGGCCAAACTGTTTGCGCAGGCCGGAAATTGAAAAATTCCAGTTCTGGTTGGTCATCTGTACATGATCAGCAGTGATAGGGCCCGCGATCGCGATACAGGCATTGGTGGGGCGCTGGCCGGTCAGGGTTGCGATGTAAGCATCCAGGCAGCTTTCAAGGCCGTCAAATTCCTCGGTGCTCCGAGACCATAGGTTGCAAATTTTATAATCGGCGTTAGTTTCGTTTCTGCCGGTTACCAGTCCAAGACAAACGTTGGTACCACCAATATCCGCGACGATATAAGGAAACATGAGACTCCGTACGTTTACGTCAGGCTGGGTTATTCCAACCCGAGCTGATCCGGAAAGCTGACCAATACACCATTGGTCCAACCAAAACCGTCCTGCACCGTGTATGTACCGCCTTCGTACGTGCAGGCTGAATTTCGTTTCTACTTGCCGATTTTATGCCGTTTTTCTACTTTGATGCCAAAAGAAGTTATCCCATAGGGCACATTCCAGCGCACCGTAATGACCCTTCGCCGCAGGCCGAATAAGGGGGTCAAATCCGCTTCCTCCCCGGGTGTAGGGCGCAAAAAGTCCCCGGACCCATGCTATCGCCAATAATGCGATGATCCACATCCATGGAAGACGTAGTCCGTCAGACTGTTTTTGGTTCAAAGCCCAGGCATCGTGAGACTGACCGCAGCTTGTAGACTGCCGGAAAATTGCCGGGATCAGTCCGGACCCGTTATGACTTGTTGGGAAACTACGTCCACGAGCGTCTCCAGTATAGCTATTAAAAACAAATACTTATAACCGCCCTAATGCCTTCACACGGCAGAGGTCACTGGTTCAAACCCAGTATCACCCACCATTTTTCTCTAAAAAGGGGACAGATTTATTTTTTACTGTGGGCGCGGCTTTAGCCGCGATTGGCGTCCCAATCGGGTCTGAAGACCCTCGTATGGTGTGCTTTTGCTTCTGCTAGTTCTCGTACTCGGCGAGCAGCGCCTGGAAGCGGGCGTCGTTGCGCAGCGCTGCAAAATGGGAACTCGTATCGATATTGGCGAAATCGTTATAGCCGCTGGCCAGGGCGTCCGCCAACGCCGCGAGGGCCTTGTCCATGTCGCCGAGGCCTGCGTGGGCGGCAGCGATGTCGCGGAGTAGCCTCGGGCTTTCCCGTATCTTTCGTGCTACCTCGAACGGGGCCAGCGCCTTGCCGTATTCACCCTGCGCGAGATAGACACGGCCGAGCCTACGGGAGCCGCTGAGGAAAGCCGGGTTGATCCGTAACGCCTGCTCCAAGGCAGCTACGGCTTCTTCATATCGCCCCTGCATCTCCAAGGCCCATCCGAGCTGGTAGTAGTTCCACAAAAAGGTGGGATCGAGGCGGAGGGCCTCCCGTGCCGCCTGCTCTGCCTCCACCGGCTCGGGTGAATCCTTGCTGTTGAACGCCCAGGCCAGTTCCTCCCAGGCGTAGGTGTTTTGCGGGTCCAGACGGATCGCTTCGTGGAAGGCGACGATTGCCGCTGCCCACTCTTTACGAAGCCCATGGATGTCTCCCAACACCGCGTGTGCTTGGGAGAGTCCCGGGTCGAAAGCAAGAGCCCGACGAGCATATTCCTCCGCGCGCGCGAGATTATCGCCAGTCCCCTCACCGATCCAGACGTAGTAGGACTCGACGAACGCCAACCCCACGAAGGCCAACGGGTAGGCAGAGTCGAGCGCCAGGGCGCGGTCGAAGTGCTGTCGCCCAGCATCGAGTTTCGCGGGACCGTCGACGCCGAGGTTGAAGGATTCGATCAATGCCCATCCTTGCAGGTACGCGTCGTACGCGTGCGGGTTCTCGGTGTAACGACGGCGGACGGCTGCCTCCTCCATGGGGCTCAACGCCAGATGGAGCGCATCGACGATCTTGAGCGCGGTCTCCTCCTGCACGGCGAAGACATCCTTCCGCAAAACCGAGGACATCCACACCTTTTCGTGGAAATCACCGCACTGCTGATCGCCCAAACAATCAGCCAGACGGATATTTACAGGGTTTGCTCAGAAAGTCTGTGGGTGTCCTTTGTTTTTAGTGGGTGTCCTTTGTTTTTATTTTATTGAAAAACTCTGTTTTCGCGGCCAATGAAGAAATCCTGGCTCCGTGGCAGCGACAGCCTTCTAGAAGAAAACCCGTTAAACCAATATGATTCCACCAACGTCTAATTGATTTCCATCGGTGGTAATTATGAAGAAAATCATCCTGTTGTCTCTGCTTTTGTTAATCGCCGCGGCTGGAATCCTTGCTTATCGACATCTGGATCGTGGAAGGATGACCACGGAGCCCGTTTACACCAGCCTGCTTGGTTCCGTTTCAGAAAACGAGTTATTTTCGCCCCGTGATCCAGGCACAGTCATGGGGTTCGATCCTTCCTTTCGTCATATTGGCGGGCAGAAATTCGTGCTGTACGGAGTAGCCGATACAGAGCAACACTTCTTTGTCGAGACGACTGCCGACAATAAATTAAGGAGTCTTTACTGGATACAGTTTGAAGAGTACCTGCCGGATAATTCGCATCAATATGATTATGAGGATTCCCCGTCTCGCCTGCGAATCAATGACTATGACTTTTACCTGGATACTGCCGCCGTTCACTTAAACCCAAAGAAAAGAAAACCTGGTACCGATGGCTCACTCGCCAGACAATTTGTGCTAAGCAAAGGTTACACGTTTCCTGAGGATTTCGCCTATGCCCGGCTTGTTTATTTGACTGATGCATCGCGACGCAAGGAGCTGATGATAATTTTCATAGACGATCTTGCGCCACTCGGTTTGACTGCTTCGGATCTGACCGAAGATGGTGAAGAGACTGAGCGTTGGCCCGAGATAGAAAAGAAACTCCTGGATAAAATCCTTAGGACCTTGACGCTGATTCCTCATCAAAATTGAATTCCTTTTTTCTGATTTATCGAAAACCTAGGAAAACCTAGGACATCCACACCTTTTCGTGAGAATCATCGCACTGCTGATCGCCCAAACAATCAGCCAGGCGGATATTTGCAGGGTTCGCTCAGAAAGTCTGTGGGTGTCCTTTGTTTTGTTCGAAAAGGGGGCGGGTTTATTTAAAGGCTTGCAAACGCAGTACCCGCTGGATTTTATCGCGCCAGCCAGCGGGGACACCTGCCTCTTCCGCATATGACCGCCAACGCGACACCGTTTCCTGCACTTCTTTGACAATTGCCTCGGCGCGCCCGCGTTTCATCGAAGCCGATTTTGCACAAGCCACAAAATCAGCCAATACGAAATCGTCCCGTTTGCCGTTCATGGTCATCTGGTGACTGGCCGTCCATACACCGGACGGGTTGTAGCTGTAGGTCATGTCAAAGGCAGGCGCGAGGGACCAGTTGCCGGCTTTATCCATCAAAAAGGCGATGTTCTTGACATGGTCATCCTGGTTGCGGGCAACGACATTGAACACCATGCGGCGGAACTGCTCCTCGGTCGCATGCATGGGCAAGTCCAGTTGCCGAATCACCAGCAGTGCCTGTTCATAGGCATAGGCGCCCGCATTGTTGAAATCGTAGTGCGCCAGCGCACCCAGCGACTGCATGTGGAGTTTCCCGCCACCGACAGGCCGGTCGAAGCGCCGGGTCATGAAGTGCTGCCGGCCGTTTTCTTCGAACAAGCGGCACTCGCTCATCGTAATGCCGCAATCCTCGGCCATTTTCCAATAGGCGTATTCGATCACCCCGTACCCTTGCGGATCTTCGAGCTCCTTGTCCTTGTTGCCTTTGACACCGTCAAACTTGAGCAGCCAGTATTCGAACCCCTCGCCCGCCTGAACCTGGCCAGAGCGCACTTCGTTGGTCGATCGGTTCCAGGCGATCACCGCTTTGGCGCGTGCGCCACCGGCCGAGGTGCCCACCCGCAGAATATCGTTCAGCGCCTGCTCCTTGCCGGCATCGGCGAAGGAAACTCTGAAGTCGTTGCGATGCGTCAGGACCTCCGTTGCCAACTCAACCAGTTGATCGATTTGAACCTGGTTTGCCTCAAGCGCTTGCGGCCCGATCGCAGGGGAAAACTCCAGGGCGCCCATCCCCCGTTTTCCCGTATAACAAAGCCGTTCGATGGCATTGAACGAAATCGGCTGCCGACCCTGGGTGGCCAACCAGGCATCGATCAGCGCATTGCCAAATCTGTCCGGGAGCGAGTCCGCCAACAGGCCCGGTAATCCATAAAAGGTCTCTCGCGAGAGATCGGCAAAGGTATAAATGCGGGCGGAAAGCGGCATGGCAATCGGCGAAATTTCGATACCGCTATCGGCGAAGGCCGCATCATACTCGAAGGCGGCCACCTGCCCGCCGTCCTCGAGCGAAACCGCGCCGATCGTGCGCCCCCAGAGTTTGACCTCGGCGACGGCGCTCATGGGTCGTCACTCCACGACCACGCCTTGCCGGTCTGCTCCGATGGTCTGCGCTTTGAGGCGCGTTGCCGCTCCTTGCCCTTGTTCCGTAGCAACGCCAGCGGGCTCGGCCCGGCTTCCGGGATCATTTGCTCAAGGCCCGGCAACAAATCCAGGACACGCAAGACCCGGATGAAACTCGACATTTGCGCTGAAGCCCCGGACTCAAGCCGCTCTACCGTGCGTTTGGAGACGCCCGCCTGTTCCGCCACATCCGCCTGGGTCACCGACAGATCGAGCCGGCGACGCGCAACCCGCTTGCCGATTTCGGCAAGAATGGCCTCATCTGCGAGGAGTTTGTTGATAATCATAGTCGTCACCTTAGACGAATTGTACACATAATATAACTTATCTCGTCAATTCTTACGAGTTATAATGCATATTATTGACGAGATTGAGGCGCCAGATGGGTCGAATTTCAGCGTGACTTGTGTTTATTTCGGCAATTGTGGCGAATTAAAGGGACACCTGGCTGCGGACCGATTGGTGTCCGCCCAAGAGCGGTTTCGGGCGCTATCGGCCTCCCCCATCGGGCCTGAAGGCCCTCCCACGATACTCTCCCGCCGCTTTGGGAAACCGATTCGAATCAGACGCGCGGGTTACCGGGTTGGCTGTATTCGCTTGTCAGATTCCGATTATCTGGTTTAACCCATCTACGATTTCCGCCAACTGCTCCGGCTCAACAGTGCCTAATTTCCTGCCAATTTTGTCCACGGACAAAGTGCGTATCTGGCTGATTTTTACCCAGGACGGTTTCGGTAATTGCCTGGATTCGAGGGGATAAGTGAGAGGAAAACGAGCTTTTTGTGGCTGGCTCGTCACGGCCATGGCAATAACAGTGCCGGAGCGTTTGTTGAAAATATCATGGCTTAGCACAAGCACTGGCCTGCGCCCGGCTTGCTCATGGCCACGAGTTGGATTGAGTTCCGCCCAGCGGACCTCACCCCTTAATATTCGGACCATTCAGACAAATCCTCCGTCAGGCCTTCCTCTGCCAAAGCCTTTTCATCCTCCGGATCCAGTCTTGCACATTCCTCGGCCAGAAGACTGCGATTCAAACGAGTCAGTTTTTCTTTTACCGCCTCTTGAATTGCGCGACTGCGATTGGGAAACACGCGTTTTTTCACCAACGCATCAACCTCGGCCAACAAACCGGATTCCAACGTGATTGCGATTTTGCTACTGCTCATGCGAGGCCTCCATTAGTATGATTATTGGTCATACTTTTAGATTCGTCAAGGAGCATAAATAGCGCATTCAGGCAGGAAAAGGGGGCGGACCTCTTTTTCTATATGAAGTTGTACTGCTTGAGTTGCTTGCGGGTCATCAGCGTAACGGCGCGGCGCCGTATTCCGGACAGTTTCTTTTCCCACTCGTCATCCAGGGTGATCGGTATTTTCCCGGTCGCGAACCGCATCGGGTTACCGGCCACCGAATGCGCCATGCTCAGTTCCGCCATGCCGGCATAAATGTGTGCCACCTGTACGGTGGCTGGGTTGACCGCAAGAACGCCGGCGACGAGGCTGGCAATGGTTGCGCGCGGCCGGTCGACCAGGTCCTCGTAGCGTAACTGCGTGCACCGGCCCGCATCGTACATGGCTGACAAAATATTATTGGCCAACCGCCATTCCACACCGGTACGCAGCGGATTGCCGATCGCCATGTTCTTTTTCTTCCAATGGACTTCCGGCCGCAGTTTTGTCTTCAATCTGGAAAAAGCCACCGCCCTGCTGTCGCGGACCAGGTGAACGACGTGCACATCATTGCCAAACAGTTCCTTCATGATCAACGCATAGGCCGGTTTTTTCGATGAATCGACGATTACGCGGGCCCCGGTTTTCTCGAAAATGCGGGAAACCAGGCGGCGCAATGCGTGCTTGTATTCATCGAGTCGATCCGAGAACTCCCTGGGCCTCAGGGACGGATTCAGCAACAACGGTATGGCATTGCTTTTCTCGGCCACTTCTTGCACCCGCAAAACCCGCCTCGCATAGGCTTCCCGGGTTTCGGCCGCCGGCAGGTCTGCAACGATATCCCGCCAGTACCCGCAGGAGCGAAACGGCGTGCCACAACCACACAACTCGTCTCCCAGCAGGCCGCGAATCCACAGGCAGCGAAGCTCGCCGACCGTGACGAAACCGGCAATTTCGCCGAGCAGCCGGTCGAGCAAGGTGCTGCCGCTGCGGCTATGCCCGGCAATTAATATTATTTTTCTCATTCGGTTTTTTTTCGTTTTCCTAAATCAAGCATAGGACAAAACAAGGACCTTTCCCATCGGGCCTGCAGGACCTCCTACAACAAATAAATCTGCCTCCTTTTTTCTAGCTCATCAGCTCCAGCAATTCCTCGGTCCGCGCCTCCATCAGGGCTTTGTCGCCACGGCTTTCGACATTCAACCGCACCAGCGGTTCGGTGTTGGACGAGCGGATATTAAAACGCCATTCGGCAAACTCCATGCTCAGCCCGTCGATGTGATCCACGGCGATGGCGTCGGCGGCGTAATGGGCCTGCAGTTTTTCCATGACCGCAGCCGCATCGTCGATCTGCCGGTTGATCTCGCCGCTGGCCGGGAACCGCGCCACCCGGTCGACCACCAGGGCGGACAGACTCTTGCCGCTGGTCGATATCAGTTGCGCCACCAGCAGCCACGGCAGCATGCCGCTGTCACAGTAGGCGAAATCCCTGAAATAGTGATGCGCGCTCATTTCACCGCCATAGACGGCGTTTTCCGCGCGCATCCGCTCTTTGATAAACGAATGCCCCGATTTGCTCATCACCGGTACGCCACCGCTGGCCTCGACGATAGCCACCGTGTTCCAGGTCAGCCGCGGGTCGTAAATAATCGATGCACCGGGCTGGGCTTGCAAAAACACCTCGGCCAGCAGACCGACGATGTAATAACCTTCGATGTATTGGCCCAGCTCGTCGAAGAAGAAACAACGGTCAAAATCACCGTCCCAGGCGACGCCTAAGTCGGCCCCGGAGGAAATCACCGCATCGCTCGTGCTCGGCCGGTTCTCCGGCAGCAGCGGGTTCGGAATGCCGTTGGGAAAATCGGCATCCACCTGATGATGCACGCGGACGAATTCGAACGGCAACAACGGCGCCAGCCGGTCGATCACGGCGCCGGCGCCGGCATTGCCCGGGTTGCTGACAATTTTCAGCGGCTTCAAATCGTCTGTGTTGACATAGCCCAGCAGATGCTCGATGTAGGCATCGGCAATATCGATCGGCGTGGCCGCCGATTCCGCCCCGCCGGGGTCCGTCGAATCGTCCGACTCGGCCAGGCGGCGGATGTCCTCGAGCCCGGTATCGGCGCTGATCGGCCGCGAGTCCTCGCGGACGAATTTCAGCCCGTTGAAATCGATCGGGTTGTGGCTGGCGGTGACCATGATCCCGCCATCCATGTGCTCGTGGAAGGTCGCGAAATAGATCTGCTCGGTGCCGCCTTCACCGATGTCGAAAACCTGCACGCCTTTGCTCACCAGACCGCGGGTCAGCGCCTGGCACAGTTCCTCACTGGTATGACGGATATCGCGACCGACGACGATGCGCCCGGGTTGCAAGTAGTCGGCAACCGCGCGCCCGATCCGGTAACAAATATCGGCATTGAGCTGGTCGGGGACGCGACCGCGGACATCGTAGGCTTTGAAACAGGTGATTTTTGCCATCAGAAATTATTGTCCCGCCAGTTTCATCTTGCGAACGCCCATCGGGCCTGAAGGCCCTCCCACAGGTTAATCCGTTCGCCCTGTCCGGCCGTAGGTATCTTCAAAACGCACGATATCGTCTTCGCCCAGATACGAACCCGATTGCACCTCGATGATATGCAACGGCTCTGTTCCCGGGTTCTCGATGCGGTGCTTGGTGCCGATCGGGATAAAAGTCGATTCGTTTTCCTTCAGATCGAACACCTCCTCGCCGCGGGTAATCCTCGCGGTGCCACGCACCACGACCCAATGTTCCGCGCGATGGCGATGCATCTGCAATGACAACACGCCGCCGGGATTCACAATCAGGCGTTTGACCTGGAAGCCATCGCCGTGATCGATGCTGTCGTAGCTTCCCCACGGCCGGAACACCTGGCGGCCAAGTTCCGTTTCGCTGCGATCCTGCTCCTTCAGCCGGGCCACTACCGCCTTCACATCCTGCGCGCGGTTTTTCGGCGCCACCAGCACCGCGTCCTTGGTTTCGATCACGACGTGATCTCTAAGCCCGACCGTCGCCACCAGCCGGTGGCCGGCATAAACATAGCAGTTGAAGCTGTCTTCGATAACGGTATCGCCATAAACCGCATTGTTGTGCTCGTCGTTGTCCAGCGCATCGTGCAGCGAAGCCCACGAGCCGACATCGCTCCAACCGGCATCGAGCGGCACCACCGACGCGCGATCGGTCTTTTCCATCACCGCGTAATCGATCGAATCCGCCGGGCAGGCCAGGAAAGCATCGGCGTCGAGGCGGGTGAAATCGAGATCGCGTTTCGCCCCGTCAATCGCTTTGCGACACGCCGCCAGCATCTTCGGCGCGAATTTCCCGAGTTCAGCCAGAAAATCGGCGGCCGCAAACAAGAACATCCCGCTGTTCCAAAGATAATTCTCCGAGGACAGGTATCGCATCGCCGCGGCCAGATCCGGTTTTTCCACAAACTCCTCGACCGGTCCCGCAACGCCGGCTTCCCCGCCTTTTCGAATATAGCCATAGCCGGTCTCCGGGCTGGTCGGCACGACCCCAAAAGTCACCAGCCGCCCCTCGTCCACCAGCGCCAGGCCGCTGGCGACAGCCTGATGGAACGCAGCGGTATCGGCAATCACATGATCGGCGGGCAGAATCAGGATGCGGGCTTGCGCGTCGCTTGCCATCGCCAGCAACGCGGCGACCGCCGCAGCCGGTGCGGTGTTT
This genomic stretch from Pseudomonadota bacterium harbors:
- the glk gene encoding glucokinase, producing the protein MFPYIVADIGGTNVCLGLVTGRNETNADYKICNLWSRSTEEFDGLESCLDAYIATLTGQRPTNACIAIAGPITADHVQMTNQNWNFSISGLRKQFGLKRLEVINDFAALAYSTLNISAHELTVVHAGRPIADAPRAIIGPGTGLGIAALVPTAVGWQPVPGQGGHIAFAPHNDKTAQILELIRDDLEYVCAESLLSGPGLVRLHQALAVIEGRATEALSPEQITAHAVAGTDPACRETLDLVCHLLGRIAGDVSLIYGARGGVFLGGGILPRIEAILLESDFMGGFQAKGLMRDYLENIPVYLMTGKHPALLGAASWFHDQKSGQKK
- a CDS encoding tetratricopeptide repeat protein → MGDQQCGDFHEKVWMSSVLRKDVFAVQEETALKIVDALHLALSPMEEAAVRRRYTENPHAYDAYLQGWALIESFNLGVDGPAKLDAGRQHFDRALALDSAYPLAFVGLAFVESYYVWIGEGTGDNLARAEEYARRALAFDPGLSQAHAVLGDIHGLRKEWAAAIVAFHEAIRLDPQNTYAWEELAWAFNSKDSPEPVEAEQAAREALRLDPTFLWNYYQLGWALEMQGRYEEAVAALEQALRINPAFLSGSRRLGRVYLAQGEYGKALAPFEVARKIRESPRLLRDIAAAHAGLGDMDKALAALADALASGYNDFANIDTSSHFAALRNDARFQALLAEYEN
- a CDS encoding type II toxin-antitoxin system HipA family toxin is translated as MSAVAEVKLWGRTIGAVSLEDGGQVAAFEYDAAFADSGIEISPIAMPLSARIYTFADLSRETFYGLPGLLADSLPDRFGNALIDAWLATQGRQPISFNAIERLCYTGKRGMGALEFSPAIGPQALEANQVQIDQLVELATEVLTHRNDFRVSFADAGKEQALNDILRVGTSAGGARAKAVIAWNRSTNEVRSGQVQAGEGFEYWLLKFDGVKGNKDKELEDPQGYGVIEYAYWKMAEDCGITMSECRLFEENGRQHFMTRRFDRPVGGGKLHMQSLGALAHYDFNNAGAYAYEQALLVIRQLDLPMHATEEQFRRMVFNVVARNQDDHVKNIAFLMDKAGNWSLAPAFDMTYSYNPSGVWTASHQMTMNGKRDDFVLADFVACAKSASMKRGRAEAIVKEVQETVSRWRSYAEEAGVPAGWRDKIQRVLRLQAFK
- a CDS encoding helix-turn-helix domain-containing protein; amino-acid sequence: MIINKLLADEAILAEIGKRVARRRLDLSVTQADVAEQAGVSKRTVERLESGASAQMSSFIRVLRVLDLLPGLEQMIPEAGPSPLALLRNKGKERQRASKRRPSEQTGKAWSWSDDP
- a CDS encoding type II toxin-antitoxin system PemK/MazF family toxin; its protein translation is MVRILRGEVRWAELNPTRGHEQAGRRPVLVLSHDIFNKRSGTVIAMAVTSQPQKARFPLTYPLESRQLPKPSWVKISQIRTLSVDKIGRKLGTVEPEQLAEIVDGLNQIIGI
- a CDS encoding ribbon-helix-helix protein, CopG family; this translates as MSSSKIAITLESGLLAEVDALVKKRVFPNRSRAIQEAVKEKLTRLNRSLLAEECARLDPEDEKALAEEGLTEDLSEWSEY
- a CDS encoding sulfotransferase, translated to MRKIILIAGHSRSGSTLLDRLLGEIAGFVTVGELRCLWIRGLLGDELCGCGTPFRSCGYWRDIVADLPAAETREAYARRVLRVQEVAEKSNAIPLLLNPSLRPREFSDRLDEYKHALRRLVSRIFEKTGARVIVDSSKKPAYALIMKELFGNDVHVVHLVRDSRAVAFSRLKTKLRPEVHWKKKNMAIGNPLRTGVEWRLANNILSAMYDAGRCTQLRYEDLVDRPRATIASLVAGVLAVNPATVQVAHIYAGMAELSMAHSVAGNPMRFATGKIPITLDDEWEKKLSGIRRRAVTLMTRKQLKQYNFI
- a CDS encoding phosphomannomutase codes for the protein MAKITCFKAYDVRGRVPDQLNADICYRIGRAVADYLQPGRIVVGRDIRHTSEELCQALTRGLVSKGVQVFDIGEGGTEQIYFATFHEHMDGGIMVTASHNPIDFNGLKFVREDSRPISADTGLEDIRRLAESDDSTDPGGAESAATPIDIADAYIEHLLGYVNTDDLKPLKIVSNPGNAGAGAVIDRLAPLLPFEFVRVHHQVDADFPNGIPNPLLPENRPSTSDAVISSGADLGVAWDGDFDRCFFFDELGQYIEGYYIVGLLAEVFLQAQPGASIIYDPRLTWNTVAIVEASGGVPVMSKSGHSFIKERMRAENAVYGGEMSAHHYFRDFAYCDSGMLPWLLVAQLISTSGKSLSALVVDRVARFPASGEINRQIDDAAAVMEKLQAHYAADAIAVDHIDGLSMEFAEWRFNIRSSNTEPLVRLNVESRGDKALMEARTEELLELMS
- a CDS encoding mannose-1-phosphate guanylyltransferase/mannose-6-phosphate isomerase → NTAPAAAVAALLAMASDAQARILILPADHVIADTAAFHQAVASGLALVDEGRLVTFGVVPTSPETGYGYIRKGGEAGVAGPVEEFVEKPDLAAAMRYLSSENYLWNSGMFLFAAADFLAELGKFAPKMLAACRKAIDGAKRDLDFTRLDADAFLACPADSIDYAVMEKTDRASVVPLDAGWSDVGSWASLHDALDNDEHNNAVYGDTVIEDSFNCYVYAGHRLVATVGLRDHVVIETKDAVLVAPKNRAQDVKAVVARLKEQDRSETELGRQVFRPWGSYDSIDHGDGFQVKRLIVNPGGVLSLQMHRHRAEHWVVVRGTARITRGEEVFDLKENESTFIPIGTKHRIENPGTEPLHIIEVQSGSYLGEDDIVRFEDTYGRTGRTD